Below is a window of Mesomycoplasma bovoculi M165/69 DNA.
CCTTAATGGGAATTTCTACTCTCAATTCATCATATAATAACATTTTACCAATATCTAAAACATTTTGATTTTTTTTATCTAAAACATTTTGATTTTTTTTATCTAAAACATTTTGATTTTTTTTTTTTTTTGTGGTAAATAAAAAACAATTTTTAATTCATCTTCATTTAGCAATACTACATCATCAAACATTAATGGAAAAGTTTTAATGCCAGTTTCATATTCTCTATTATTTCTTATAACTCCTATAATTTCTGCAACTAATTTTCTTTGAACTTTATTTTTTAATAAAGTTGAATCATCATAGTCCTCTTCTATATTGTCTATTGATTCACTTGTAATTTGAACAACAATTTTGCTAGAACCTCTTATAACACCTACAAAAGTACCTACAGATATACCTTTGTAAATTGTGCCACCATAATGAATTGTTTCTAGGTGAGTGAAATCCTTGACCAAAATAGTTACAGAAGAACTTTTTACTTCAATAATATTTCCAATTGAAAAATAATCATTCATATATTTACCTTTCACTACTTTTTTTTATGTCTATAAACCTAAATAAATTATTAACTAAAAAATCAAAATTACCTTTTTCTATATTATCATACTTGCCCCGATAATTACAATTTTTACTACTACATAATAAATATTTAAAATTATCTATATGACTAAAATGTTCTTCCATATTTTCATAATCACTTTGCCCATATGCTATTGCAAGTACTAATAGTTCTTTGTTATACAAAGCTCTTTTAACAATATTTCTTATGTGTTCATCTTGAAATGAAAAACCAAAAACTATCAATATTGTTTGCGGTTTTTCTAATTCATAATTAAAAAATCTTAAAAATTCAAAGTAATTTTGTTGAAATAAAGTACTTGAAAATTTACCCTTGTCTGGATTTACTATACTAATATTTTTATAATTTTCATCAAATTTTTTTAATTTTTGTTTTACTTCTTCATTCTTATCTATTTCTTTCTTTATTTCACCATTTATTTTTAGTTGTTCTTGTTTTACTAGAAATTCAAATACTTTTGCTTTAATATATTTTAAAAATTTTACTATGTATTTTTCACAATTGTTACTTTCAGTTTTATCTCTGTGTGTTTTAATTTGTTTTAAACATTTATCTAAAGATGTATTATTTTCAATATAATTTGTAATAACATCTTTAACCTGTTCTTCTCCACTAAGATCATCAATCAAGTCATTTATATTCTTAATAATATTTTCATTACTATCTGAAAAGTTGATTTGAGTATTTAGCAAAATATTTGTTTTAGGTTTTTCAGACAAGTTAGAAATTTCTTCAATCTTGTTTGAAAGATTGTCTTTTTTAATATCAACCAGTGGCTTGTTTTTATCTAAATTAAAAACACTTTTAATTTCTTTGTTTTCATCAACCACCCAAGAAATAGATCCATGTAATTTTAATAAATTAATAGTGGGTACTGAGTATTCATATTTATCAGTAATACCTGATTGTCATGTGTTAAAATTAAAATAATTAACATCCACTACTTTATTAAAAATTCCCTTTGACCCATCATTAAAGATACTTAATGGGAAATTAGAAGACACCTTATCATATGCATGTTCAAAAAATAAATCATAATTTGTAGTAAAAATATTTATTTTTCTTGGTCTATCATTGCTTTCGTTTTGAAGGAAAATGTATAGCTTTTCTATGAAGTCTTTATAATTTTGAAAAACTTTTGCAAAATCAGATTCTTCATCTTGAGTTGCCTTATTGATTTCTGTTTCTATTTCAAACATAGGTTTGATTACTTTTTCATAAAAAAAGAGATATAAAACTTGTTTTGTAAGTTCATCCCAACCTGATAAGGTAATCAAGTCTTCAAAACTAAAATAGTCATTTATTTTTAATGTATTGTAAACTCCTGCACTCGCTCCTGCTCCTATTAGAAAGTTAATATTTTTACCGCGAATATATGACTCAAAATTAAAAAAAGCTTCTTTAAACAAACATTTGCATTGATCACTCATGAAATTTCCTTAGTTATAATTATTTGTTGGTTATGTGGAAATATTAAATAACATTTAATATTTTTTATTATTATAAATTATTTAATTATATTTATACTTTAATTAAAAAATTTAAAAAGTTTATCTTTTTATTTTTGGTTTCTTTGCAATACTAGATTAATTAATATTAAATATTTGCTGTCAAATTAATGTATAAACTCTTTATTCAAATTGTTATATTATCTTTTATTTGTTGCTATATTTTAAGTGTTAATAATTATAATGATGATAATTCAGGAAATAGAATTTATATTTTAAAATATTTTAGAAATTAAAAAAATATCTTGATTTTCTCAAGAGATTTTTTTAATAAGTTTTGTTTAACTTGTTTTTGCTTTTTTTCTACAATTAAGTCACTGAAATCATTCATTAAATGCAAATTTTTTCGTTTTTTTATCAGGAAATATTAAAATTCTAAATGGATTTAAATCATAGTATTGAATTCTTTGAAAATGTTTTTCTTTTTCAGAGTTACTTTTTCAAAGTTTTAATCTATCTTTTTTTATAGCGATAATGCTTTAGTAAAATTCCAAACACTTGAAGTTCTTTTTTACTAAAAGTTAAAAGTCAATCATTAACAAATAATTCATTTCCTTTTTCTTTTGTAATAATTTCTATGATATAAACTTGCACTTCTGAGTTCAAAAGGAAGAAAATATTTTTTAATTTTAAATAATGATTTGGTTCTGCTAATCATAAAGTTTTTGAGATTATGCATTTTACTAACTTACTTTTTATTTCTTTATTTTTAAAAATTTAATTTAAAAACGAAGCTAAAATAAAAATATAATGATCATTATTATTTGTGCTATATTTAATCAAAGTATCTTTATAAATTTGGTACTAAACAACTTCTAATGTTGCCCTCTATGCATTTTTCATCAAAAGTTTCTTCATTATTAAGTACATGGAGTAAATCAATTTGTAAATAATTTTCTCCAATTTGTCTTCTTTTTTTAAAAAAATTTATTAAATTTTCTTGTTCTTCTTTAGAAATGAGTATATTTTTTAAATCACTATTAATAATTTCTTCATAAAGTAAATTATTTTTTTGTTTACTAATTATTTTTTTATTTGTGGGTATTAATTTGTTCTGCATCTTCTAAATTATTTATGTAATTCTTAAATTTTAGTACAAACCCTATTAAAAACTCAAATTCTCATTTATTTTTATTTAAACACTACTTTATAGGATGTTTAGCTCACTTACTTATACGCACAATCTTCTCGCCTTCTTTAAAATGGTCTTGAACTGTATGCAATAATTTAGATACATAGTATCTCTTACTTACAAGCAAACATTTTCGTTCATCATTATCTTTATTAAATGTAAAAGTAATATTTATTTTTTCTCTAATTTCAATATCACTTAATTCATTATAAATAATATCCACACATAACAAAAGCATTCATTGCGCAATAGGGGGTAAAATTCAAAAAATATTTTGAATAATTTTTTCATTTTTTTTATCTTGAATGTAAGTTAATAACTTAATAAATCATAAAGTCAAAGATTTTGTGTCTATAGAAAGATTATTACTAATAAAACCTAGTTCAAAGTCAATATCCATTAATTTTAAAAAAATAACTGAAAGGTCAATTTCCTTACTTACTTTATTTTCTCAATTTATTTTTTGTTCAAAATGTGCTTCAATTATTTCTTTATATAATACTTGATATTCAAGTCTTTTTATTGAAAATTCATGTTTCAAATATTGAAATTGAGTAGAAAAATAATCTACACTAAAATCTACGCTTGAATCTATGCTTGAAAAGTTAAAAATAATATCAGGACTTATTATATCCCTATTTGTTGTTGTTTTATTCACTTTTAACATAAACTCTACAATTTTTACATAATCAAAGTTTTCATTATTTTTATTTTCAATATTTTTTTCACTGAAGTCCGATTCAAAATTCTTTGATTTCTTTGTAGTTAAATTTTTTTTATTATTTTCCATTTGTAATTTTGAAAAAGGAAAAGGATATTTTTTACATTCTTCCGCATAACTAGTGAGTTTGGTAAAAAAAGATCCTGAAAATTCATATAAATTGTTAGGTAAATTTTTAAATGTAAAATTTAATATTCCTAAATAGTATGATTTATGAGTTGTTTTGTATGAAAAACATAATATAAAATTTAGAAAATAATATATATCTACGTTTCATTTTTTATTGTTATTGTCATTGAAAGTTTGTAACTCGTTTCATTTTTCAAATCCATTTTCTAATTTATCCTTATTAATTTTTTCTAAAATATTGTACTTTGAATTAATAAAACTAATTTCTTTTCATATTAAATCAAAATAACTAGTTTTTCATTTATCTTTCATTATTGTCATTTTGTATTCTTCTTAAATCTTTTAACTTTAAATTTCAAATAGATATATATTCATTATAAAATACATTTTTAAATATAATAAATGATAGCAATCTAAATATTAGAATTTCCATATTTTTACTTTCAACATTTGAATAGAAAAGTTTAAAATAAATTGTAAATTCATTTAAAATATTTAATATAGACCTAATATCGTATACTGTTTCCGAAATAGCAAGAAAATATTTATGTCAATCAACATTTTTCTTATATTTATTATTAACTTCTTCTTTTGATAATTTTAATAATTTTGAAATCACATTTTCAAAATTTTGAAATCAAAATTCGCTTGCCTTACCTTTAGAAGTTATAGGAACAATGGGTATTGCTAAGTCAAAAAATTTAACTTTTTCATCTAAGTTAAATAATTCGGGAGTTACTAAATATACAAATATTATTTTATTAGGATAATCATAATTGGATTTTCTAGTGCATATTTGAAAATATTTTATTCATTTCTCAAATTGTTTTAAAATTTTTTTTATTCTTGGACACCCATCTTCTAATTCATCTATTCATGGTTTGTTATTTTTTAAAAAATTATTTATATTTTTATTTAGTTCTTTTAATTTCTGCAAAATAAAAGTATTGCCAAAACGGTCAATATCTTCAAAAACATATATGAATTTACCTTCCTTTTTCCACAATGTTTTAAAAATATCTAAAATTTCACTAATTCGTATATCTGTTTCTTGAAAAATACCTTGCTTATAAAATTCCATTTCAATTTTTTGAGAAAAAAATGAAAATGTAAATTTAATTTTATTTAAATATCTTCGAATTAAAACAAAAATGATTCCTATTAAAAATATTGAAATAATACCAAAAATAATAATT
It encodes the following:
- a CDS encoding SIR2 family protein; protein product: MSDQCKCLFKEAFFNFESYIRGKNINFLIGAGASAGVYNTLKINDYFSFEDLITLSGWDELTKQVLYLFFYEKVIKPMFEIETEINKATQDEESDFAKVFQNYKDFIEKLYIFLQNESNDRPRKINIFTTNYDLFFEHAYDKVSSNFPLSIFNDGSKGIFNKVVDVNYFNFNTWQSGITDKYEYSVPTINLLKLHGSISWVVDENKEIKSVFNLDKNKPLVDIKKDNLSNKIEEISNLSEKPKTNILLNTQINFSDSNENIIKNINDLIDDLSGEEQVKDVITNYIENNTSLDKCLKQIKTHRDKTESNNCEKYIVKFLKYIKAKVFEFLVKQEQLKINGEIKKEIDKNEEVKQKLKKFDENYKNISIVNPDKGKFSSTLFQQNYFEFLRFFNYELEKPQTILIVFGFSFQDEHIRNIVKRALYNKELLVLAIAYGQSDYENMEEHFSHIDNFKYLLCSSKNCNYRGKYDNIEKGNFDFLVNNLFRFIDIKKSSER
- a CDS encoding YobI family P-loop NTPase, which gives rise to MIKFQTIMLSWIKNRKKNSDQNQNTEEDKNIDQGEKNQINDEESKLFFLTEKKLDYSKKTSDECTDCKKKKNNELEETKICICDCCNVNRIQNYSDYFNFAIESNEVKNLAILGEYGVGKSSIFKSFLYNFDKQKYKNSFIEIEVGQYHKNNINKDDKDFNETKYVQKQILIQIATQVKSKKIKSSNYNLSLFNLKWWQIFLFAILVLVTIIFSTFFSISLTDYIKNANKITQALVKTNEAQLEHSWTQGWSLTTIIIFGIISIFLIGIIFVLIRRYLNKIKFTFSFFSQKIEMEFYKQGIFQETDIRISEILDIFKTLWKKEGKFIYVFEDIDRFGNTFILQKLKELNKNINNFLKNNKPWIDELEDGCPRIKKILKQFEKWIKYFQICTRKSNYDYPNKIIFVYLVTPELFNLDEKVKFFDLAIPIVPITSKGKASEFWFQNFENVISKLLKLSKEEVNNKYKKNVDWHKYFLAISETVYDIRSILNILNEFTIYFKLFYSNVESKNMEILIFRLLSFIIFKNVFYNEYISIWNLKLKDLRRIQNDNNER